CAACCCCGGGAATTCCGTCAAGGACCGGATGGCACTGAAGATGGTTGAAGATGCCGAGGCCGACGGCTTGCTAAGCCCGGGCGGCACGATTGTGGAAGGGACCTCCGGGAATACCGGTATGGGGCTCGCCCTGGCAGCAATTGTCAGGGGTTACCGGATGATATGCGTAATCAGTGACAAGCAATCCCGGGAGAAAATCGATATCCTCCGCGCGGTGGGGTGCGAGGTGCATATCTGCCCGACGGATGTCGCCCCGGAGGACCCGAGAAGTTATTATTCCACGGCGCGACGGCTGGCGGAGGAGATCCCCGGCGCCTGGTATGTAAACCAATACGACAACCCGGGGAATACCCGCGCCCATTACGAGAGTACCGGGCCGGAAATCTGGCAGCAGACCGACGGCAGGGTGACGCATTTTGTGGTCGGCGTGGGTACCGGCGGCACGATTTCCGGGGTGGGGCGCTACCTGAAAGAGCAGAATCCCGACATCCGCATCTGGGGGGTGGACACCTACGGGTCTGTGTTTAAGAAATACCATGAAACCGGCATTTTTGACCCGGACGAGATCTACCCGTATGTGACCGAGGGCATCGGGGAGGACATCCTGCCGGAGAATGTGGACTTTGAGATCATCGACGGCTTTACCAAAGTCACCGACCGGGATGCGGCCCTGTATACCCGGCGCCTGGCCCGGGAGGAGGGTATGTTCCTGGGCAATTCGGCCGGGGCCGCTGTGAAAGGCGTGCTGCAGCTCGCGGAACATTTTGGCCCGGAAGACGTGGTGGTGGTATTGTTCCACGACCACGGCAGCCGGTATGTAAATAAAATATACAACGACCAGTGGATGCGGGACCAGGGTTTTCTGGACCCGGAATCCGGCCCACCGGTAAAGGAATAGTCCATCGTGGGCGGGTGTGCACTGTTCAGAGAGGAATCGATAGAAAGGCACATTAATTATTATGAGAGGCAAGGAGCTTCGACGCCTTTGCAATTCGATACGCAGAATTTATGACCCCGAAAAATTCGCCTGACAACCATGCATCAAAAAACAACAAAACATCCAATAAAGGTCCTGATTTCATAGGGGTTGGTCCGGAAAAGACCGGAACGACCTGGATATATAAGCACCTGAATACGCATCCGGAAACCCGGTGCACCCCGGTTAAGGAGCTTCGCTATTTCTGGGAAAACCTGGCGTTTCCGGGCGAAAGTTTCCTGCACCGGCTTTTGCACCGGAAGAGCTGGCACAACCCCCAGTATCGCGCGTATTTCAGGCAACGATTCAGGACTTACCTCAGACAGCCGGGAACTTTAAGGGATACCCGGCGATTGGCCTGGGACTTGAAATACCTTTTTGCCAGGCACGACGACAACTGGTACCTGTCCAGCTTTGATAACACCCCGGGGTGCATCTCCGGCGAGGTGAGCCCCCAGTACTTTTTCCTCCCCGAAGCGGAAGTTGCCCGTATCTGTGAGTTGCTCCCGGACACCAAATTCATTATTTCCCTTAGATACCCCCCGGAATGGGCGTGGTCGTTTGCCCGGATGATGGTCCGCATCCGGGAGATTGAGAACAGTGAGGAGGCGATAGAGGGTTTTATCCGGGAACTGAAAGAGGAAAAGTCCTTCGCAAAGAGCCTGCAGATCTGGAAAAAGTACGTGCCGGAGGATCGGTTAAAAATTGTTTATTTTGACCAGCTCCGCGATCAACCGCAGGAGCTCTTTAATGAGATTTGCGACTTTTTGGGCATTCAACCCATGACCAAGGAACTCGCCCAATTCAAGGCAGCGGTCAACAAGGGAAAGAAAAGGGAAATACCCGATCGGTTCCGGACGATGCTCGCCAAGGGCTGGCAGGATGAGATTGCTGCGTTGGACCGGGCCCTGCCGGATTTGCCGGAAGCCTGGCGGACCCGTAAATTCTGATCGTGCCATCTGCGCGGATGGACGACGGATACGCAAAGAGAACAAAGAAAAACCCGATATGAAGCAAGAGTATACAAGCCAGGCGGAATTGATCAACGGCGACCTGCGGGTCCGGGTCGAAGCTGGAGAACTCCGGAGTTTCCGGCGGGGAGACAGGGAGTATATGCACGATCCTTCCGAACCCGGATGGGGCCACTCGGACACCGAAATGTTCCCGGTGATCGGCCCGACGGCGGAAGCGGCCTACCGCGTGCAGGTGCCCCGGGGAAATGCGATCCAGGACCAGCACGGTTTGCTCCGGGAACTGGCTTATTCCTGTACGGTCCGGGAAAAGGACCGGGCCGTGTTTGTCAGGGAATACAAAGCGGGAACCCCGGTGGCGAATTCCAAGTATCCCGGCCGGTCAACAGCCCGGCTACTGATCTGGCCTTTTTCGTTCCGGGTTGAAAAACATTTTCAGTTGGGCCCTGGTTCCCTGGAAATCACCTTTCGGGTGGAGGGGGAGAAAGACATGCCGTACATGTTCGGTTACCACCCGGCTTTCCGGCTGGGGGGGGAGGGGTCCCTGGAGGCGTGCGGCCGGGAATTCGAACTATCGGAAATCCTCGCAGCCGGCGACCGTGCACTGGAAGTTCCCGCCTGCGAAACGGTGTTCCTGGGAGGCGATACGCCGCTGCGCATCCACACGGCCGGATTCGGGAATTTTATGCTCTGGTCGCCGGACCCCGGGATGGTATGCGTGGAACCCATCACCTATTACCCGTATACACACGGTCCTGCCCGCCTTCACGAGGGGTTTCGCTTCCTCGACTCCAAAAAAGCGGAGTTTTCGGTACGGCTCCAGCCTGCAGGTTAGGCCTGTCTGGCCCCCTGAAATCCGCTTAAATTCGTACTTTTATTCGACAGAACCCTTCATCATGAAAATTGAACAAATCTATACCGGGTGCCTCGCCCAGGGGGCGTATTACATCGAAAGCGAAGGGGAGGCGGCGATCATCGACCCGCTCCGTGAGGTTGGCCCCTACCTGAGGCGGGCAAAATCCGACAAGGCGGAGATCAAATATATATTCGAAACGCATTTCCATGCGGATTTTGTCAGCGGGCACCTGACGCTGTCGCGGGAAACCGGGGCACCGATCATCTACGGCCCCCTGGCCAACCCGTCCTTCGACGCGGTGATAGCGAAAGACGGGCAGGTTTTCCGGTTGGGCAAGGTAGCCTTTGAGGTGTTGCATACCCCGGGGCATACCATGGAAAGCACCACCTACC
This genomic window from Robiginitalea biformata HTCC2501 contains:
- a CDS encoding PLP-dependent cysteine synthase family protein, encoding MEYASNILGTIGNTPLVRINRITSDLPCLVLAKYETFNPGNSVKDRMALKMVEDAEADGLLSPGGTIVEGTSGNTGMGLALAAIVRGYRMICVISDKQSREKIDILRAVGCEVHICPTDVAPEDPRSYYSTARRLAEEIPGAWYVNQYDNPGNTRAHYESTGPEIWQQTDGRVTHFVVGVGTGGTISGVGRYLKEQNPDIRIWGVDTYGSVFKKYHETGIFDPDEIYPYVTEGIGEDILPENVDFEIIDGFTKVTDRDAALYTRRLAREEGMFLGNSAGAAVKGVLQLAEHFGPEDVVVVLFHDHGSRYVNKIYNDQWMRDQGFLDPESGPPVKE
- a CDS encoding sulfotransferase gives rise to the protein MTPKNSPDNHASKNNKTSNKGPDFIGVGPEKTGTTWIYKHLNTHPETRCTPVKELRYFWENLAFPGESFLHRLLHRKSWHNPQYRAYFRQRFRTYLRQPGTLRDTRRLAWDLKYLFARHDDNWYLSSFDNTPGCISGEVSPQYFFLPEAEVARICELLPDTKFIISLRYPPEWAWSFARMMVRIREIENSEEAIEGFIRELKEEKSFAKSLQIWKKYVPEDRLKIVYFDQLRDQPQELFNEICDFLGIQPMTKELAQFKAAVNKGKKREIPDRFRTMLAKGWQDEIAALDRALPDLPEAWRTRKF
- a CDS encoding aldose epimerase family protein gives rise to the protein MKQEYTSQAELINGDLRVRVEAGELRSFRRGDREYMHDPSEPGWGHSDTEMFPVIGPTAEAAYRVQVPRGNAIQDQHGLLRELAYSCTVREKDRAVFVREYKAGTPVANSKYPGRSTARLLIWPFSFRVEKHFQLGPGSLEITFRVEGEKDMPYMFGYHPAFRLGGEGSLEACGREFELSEILAAGDRALEVPACETVFLGGDTPLRIHTAGFGNFMLWSPDPGMVCVEPITYYPYTHGPARLHEGFRFLDSKKAEFSVRLQPAG